The following are encoded together in the Adhaeribacter arboris genome:
- the carB gene encoding carbamoyl-phosphate synthase large subunit, whose protein sequence is MPRDTSIKSILIIGSGPIVIGQAAEFDYSGTQAARSLREEGIEVTLINSNPATIMTDSVTADNIYLKPLEKKYIVEILQKHKIDAVLPTMGGQTALNLAIDCENAGIWKKYGVRIIGVDIKAIETTEDREKFRLKMLDLGVNVCKGNTATSFLEGKEIAQEIGFPLVIRPSFTLGGTGGGFVNDPTEFDKALNRGLHASPIHEVLVEQSIVGWKEYELELLRDNNQNIIIICSIENFDPMGIHTGDSITVAPAMTLPDTVYQRMRDLAIKMMNGIGQFAGGCNVQFAVNPENDDIIAIEINPRVSRSSALASKATGYPIAKIAAKLAIGYNLDELKNAITKTTSAFFEPALDYVIVKIPRWNFDKFKGADKRLGLQMKSVGEVMGIGRTFQEALQKACQSLEIKRNGIGADGKEMTNYDQLIDSLTNASWNRLFSVKDAMRFGIPTSTIQKITKIDPWFLHQIEELDAVEKLLRKYTLDTLPVDLFRKAKQQGYADRQIAYLLNCLESEVHAKRTELGINRVFKLVDTCAAEFEAKTPYYYSTFEGENESVVSNRKKIVVLGSGPNRIGQGIEFDYSCVHGVLAAKECGYETIMINCNPETVSTDFDISDKLYFEPVFWEHIYDIILHEKPEGVIVQLGGQTALKLAEKLDRYGIKIIGTSFEALDLAEDRGAFSTLLKENNIPYPPFASVQSADEALVVCKDLKFPLLVRPSYVLGGQSMKIVINEKELEAQVVDIVKDNPGNKVLLDHFLDRAIEAEADAICDGEEVYIIGIMEHIEPAGIHSGDSYAVLPPFDLSENVIRQIEEHTKKIALALRTVGLINIQFAIKNETVYVIEANPRASRTVPFIAKAYQEPYVNYATKIMLGEKKVKDFTFNPVKKGYAIKVPIFSHSKFPEVNKELGPEMKSTGEAIYFIDDLQDDYFINVYSERNLYLSK, encoded by the coding sequence ATGCCCCGAGATACCAGCATTAAATCCATTTTGATTATTGGTAGCGGTCCCATAGTCATTGGTCAGGCCGCCGAATTTGATTACTCCGGTACCCAGGCCGCCCGCTCCCTCCGCGAAGAAGGCATCGAAGTAACACTCATTAATTCTAATCCGGCTACCATTATGACGGATAGTGTTACCGCCGATAATATTTACCTGAAACCCCTGGAGAAAAAGTACATTGTTGAGATTCTGCAAAAACATAAGATTGATGCGGTGCTGCCTACCATGGGCGGTCAAACAGCGTTGAATCTGGCGATTGACTGCGAAAACGCTGGTATCTGGAAAAAGTACGGGGTACGGATAATTGGTGTGGATATTAAAGCCATTGAAACCACCGAAGACCGGGAAAAATTCCGGCTGAAAATGCTCGATCTGGGCGTTAACGTGTGTAAAGGCAATACAGCTACCTCCTTCCTGGAAGGAAAAGAAATTGCCCAGGAAATTGGGTTTCCATTGGTAATTCGGCCCTCTTTTACCTTAGGCGGAACCGGTGGGGGCTTTGTGAACGACCCCACTGAATTTGATAAAGCTTTGAACCGCGGCTTGCACGCTTCGCCTATCCACGAAGTGCTGGTCGAGCAAAGTATTGTGGGCTGGAAAGAATACGAACTGGAATTACTCCGCGATAACAACCAGAACATTATTATTATCTGCTCCATCGAAAACTTCGATCCCATGGGCATTCACACCGGCGATTCCATTACCGTAGCACCCGCTATGACTTTACCTGATACGGTTTATCAGAGGATGCGCGATTTAGCCATTAAAATGATGAACGGGATTGGTCAGTTTGCCGGTGGTTGTAACGTGCAGTTTGCGGTAAACCCGGAGAACGACGATATTATTGCGATTGAAATTAATCCGCGGGTGAGCCGTTCTTCGGCGCTGGCTTCTAAAGCTACGGGTTACCCCATTGCCAAAATTGCCGCAAAATTAGCCATTGGCTACAACCTCGACGAATTAAAGAACGCGATTACCAAAACGACCTCGGCTTTCTTTGAGCCGGCCCTGGATTACGTGATTGTAAAAATACCGCGTTGGAATTTCGATAAATTTAAAGGCGCCGACAAACGATTGGGCCTGCAGATGAAATCGGTGGGTGAGGTAATGGGCATCGGGCGTACTTTTCAGGAAGCCTTGCAGAAAGCGTGTCAGAGTTTAGAGATTAAGCGAAACGGAATTGGCGCCGACGGCAAAGAAATGACTAATTACGATCAGCTGATTGATAGTCTTACCAATGCCAGCTGGAACCGCTTGTTTAGCGTGAAAGATGCCATGCGGTTCGGTATTCCTACTTCCACTATCCAGAAAATAACTAAAATAGACCCTTGGTTTTTGCACCAGATAGAAGAACTGGATGCCGTAGAAAAATTACTGCGCAAATATACCCTGGATACCTTGCCGGTGGATCTTTTCCGGAAAGCCAAACAACAAGGCTATGCAGATCGGCAGATTGCCTATTTACTCAACTGTTTGGAAAGCGAAGTGCACGCCAAACGTACCGAGTTGGGCATTAATCGGGTATTTAAACTGGTAGATACCTGCGCCGCCGAATTTGAAGCGAAAACGCCTTATTACTACTCTACTTTCGAGGGCGAAAACGAAAGTGTGGTAAGCAACCGGAAGAAAATAGTAGTATTAGGTTCTGGTCCTAACCGTATTGGGCAAGGAATAGAGTTTGATTATTCGTGCGTACACGGGGTATTAGCGGCTAAAGAGTGCGGCTACGAAACCATCATGATTAACTGCAACCCCGAAACGGTTTCCACGGATTTTGACATTTCCGATAAACTATACTTTGAGCCGGTGTTTTGGGAGCATATTTACGATATTATTCTTCATGAAAAACCAGAGGGTGTCATCGTGCAGTTGGGTGGCCAGACCGCTTTGAAACTAGCCGAAAAGCTCGACCGGTACGGCATTAAAATTATAGGTACTTCATTCGAGGCTCTGGATTTAGCCGAAGACCGCGGCGCTTTCTCTACTTTACTAAAAGAAAATAATATTCCGTATCCGCCGTTTGCGTCCGTGCAAAGCGCCGATGAAGCCCTGGTGGTTTGCAAAGATTTAAAATTCCCGCTGCTGGTTCGGCCAAGTTACGTGTTGGGTGGACAAAGCATGAAAATTGTCATTAATGAGAAAGAACTCGAAGCCCAGGTAGTAGATATTGTAAAAGATAATCCGGGCAACAAGGTACTTCTCGACCATTTCCTCGACCGGGCCATTGAAGCCGAAGCGGATGCTATTTGCGACGGCGAAGAAGTGTACATTATCGGGATTATGGAACACATTGAACCCGCAGGCATTCACTCCGGCGATTCTTACGCAGTGTTGCCGCCATTTGATTTAAGCGAAAACGTTATTCGTCAGATTGAGGAGCATACTAAAAAAATCGCCTTGGCCCTACGAACAGTTGGTTTAATCAATATTCAGTTTGCCATTAAGAATGAAACGGTATACGTAATTGAAGCGAATCCTCGCGCGAGCCGTACAGTACCGTTTATTGCGAAAGCTTACCAGGAGCCTTACGTGAACTACGCTACCAAAATAATGCTGGGCGAAAAAAAGGTGAAAGACTTTACTTTTAACCCGGTTAAAAAAGGATACGCCATTAAGGTACCAATATTCTCGCACAGTAAGTTCCCGGAAGTAAACAAAGAACTCGGTCCCGAAATGAAATCTACCGGCGAAGCCATCTACTTTATCGATGATTTACAGGATGATTACTTTATTAATGTCTACTCAGAGCGGAATTTGTATCTGAGTAAATAA
- a CDS encoding SDR family NAD(P)-dependent oxidoreductase: MTTKNNPWLWATAGIGAIIAVRALARQQNKYSFQNKVVVITGGSRGLGLVLARQLAAEGALLAICARTEEQLKKAEQELTERGGEVLAIPGDVTNRVQAEQFIQRVIKYYGRIDVLINNAGIIQAGPLADMTLADFEEAINTHFWAPLYTMWTTIPHMKERGQGRIINIASVGGKVSIPHLVPYSASKFALVGLSNGFRQELKKDGILVTTVNPGLTRTGSNRNIKVKGQSEKEYAWFTTVGASLLISSAVEKTARKIIDACRYGEAEVLTNFPAKILALANNVLPELTSDMLSLTNKILPEENGNEINSRGYENESDLIPDYLQNRASRAAQENNEI; encoded by the coding sequence ATGACAACAAAAAATAATCCTTGGCTTTGGGCTACGGCCGGTATAGGAGCAATAATAGCCGTTCGGGCCTTGGCGCGGCAGCAAAATAAATACTCTTTTCAGAATAAAGTAGTTGTTATTACCGGTGGCTCAAGAGGTTTAGGTTTGGTGCTGGCCCGCCAGTTGGCTGCTGAAGGCGCTTTATTAGCCATCTGCGCCCGCACCGAAGAGCAACTAAAAAAGGCTGAACAGGAATTAACGGAACGGGGCGGGGAAGTTTTAGCGATTCCCGGCGATGTAACCAACCGGGTGCAGGCAGAGCAATTCATTCAGCGCGTAATAAAATACTACGGGCGCATTGACGTGCTTATAAACAATGCTGGTATTATTCAGGCTGGTCCGCTCGCTGATATGACTCTAGCTGATTTCGAAGAAGCTATTAATACGCATTTTTGGGCCCCGCTTTATACAATGTGGACTACCATCCCGCACATGAAAGAACGCGGTCAAGGGCGCATTATAAATATTGCTTCGGTAGGTGGTAAAGTAAGTATTCCGCACTTGGTACCTTACAGTGCGAGCAAATTTGCCTTAGTAGGATTATCGAATGGTTTCCGGCAAGAGTTAAAAAAAGATGGCATTTTAGTAACCACCGTTAATCCCGGTTTAACCCGCACCGGTAGCAACCGCAATATCAAAGTAAAGGGCCAGTCCGAAAAAGAATATGCCTGGTTTACAACAGTAGGAGCGAGTTTGCTCATTTCCTCGGCGGTAGAAAAAACCGCTCGCAAAATAATTGATGCCTGCCGGTACGGCGAAGCCGAAGTATTAACAAATTTTCCGGCTAAGATTCTGGCATTAGCAAATAATGTACTTCCCGAACTAACCTCAGATATGCTTAGCTTAACCAACAAAATTTTACCGGAAGAAAATGGGAATGAAATTAATTCGCGCGGTTACGAAAACGAATCTGACTTGATTCCGGATTATTTGCAAAATCGAGCTAGCCGGGCGGCTCAAGAAAATAATGAAATATGA
- a CDS encoding PQQ-dependent sugar dehydrogenase, with amino-acid sequence MKIKLYQSYLFHAFVMLAGFLTSCSKPKQELREIKLAVKHLLEDVEDLSQVHLASAVTEEVQFNRIELQNTTDHHTSLTVGPDGKLYASTIDGRIKRFTIKSDGTLSNPQIIYSLQDVSGKRVPRLTIGLTFDPASTPTNLIAWATHSTFMFMDGPDWDGKLTRLSGPNLETVQDVLVNLPRSAKDHLTNSIAFGPDKALYFCQGSNTAMGGPDSTWANRREHLLSAAILRLDLTKLQGATLPLNVKTDDGGNYNPFAPNAPLTIYASGIRNAYDLLWHSNGQLYVTTNGSGAGGNTPASVAGIRRPDGSFYSGPKVPAVSNVLEDQKDYLLRVEKGGYYGHPNPSRGEYIMNGGNPTEKMDPAQFNQYPVGIQPDPNWRGFAHEFPVHNSPNGIIEYKGNAFKGQMKGKILVVRLMGNRDIMVLAPSSRTKNIIRETPGRAISGFADFMLPLDLTEDMNTGNIYVSEYGGDGKITLLKPVLKEPTSMITFSSLFN; translated from the coding sequence ATGAAAATTAAATTATACCAGTCCTATCTTTTTCATGCTTTTGTAATGTTAGCGGGATTTCTTACATCCTGTTCTAAACCAAAGCAAGAATTAAGAGAAATTAAATTAGCCGTAAAGCACCTGCTTGAAGATGTGGAGGATTTATCGCAGGTGCATCTGGCAAGCGCTGTAACCGAAGAAGTTCAATTTAACAGGATTGAACTACAAAATACCACCGATCACCACACCAGCCTTACCGTTGGCCCGGACGGCAAATTATACGCCAGCACCATTGACGGACGAATCAAGAGATTTACAATAAAATCAGATGGCACTTTAAGTAATCCGCAAATTATTTATTCTTTACAAGATGTAAGTGGGAAACGGGTTCCACGCTTAACTATTGGCTTGACCTTTGACCCCGCTTCTACCCCTACTAATTTAATTGCCTGGGCAACGCATAGCACTTTCATGTTTATGGATGGCCCTGATTGGGATGGTAAATTAACTCGTTTATCCGGCCCTAATCTGGAAACTGTACAGGATGTATTAGTCAACCTACCCCGATCGGCAAAAGACCATTTAACAAACAGCATTGCTTTTGGTCCGGACAAGGCGCTTTATTTTTGTCAGGGCAGCAATACGGCTATGGGTGGCCCCGATAGTACCTGGGCTAATCGCCGGGAACATTTACTTTCTGCCGCCATTTTACGCTTAGATTTAACGAAATTACAAGGGGCAACACTGCCCCTTAATGTAAAAACAGACGATGGTGGAAATTACAACCCTTTTGCGCCGAATGCTCCTTTAACTATCTATGCCAGCGGAATTCGTAATGCATACGACTTATTATGGCACAGCAACGGACAATTATACGTAACTACAAACGGATCTGGTGCCGGAGGAAATACCCCCGCGTCGGTAGCAGGTATCCGTCGGCCGGATGGTAGTTTCTATTCAGGTCCTAAAGTACCGGCTGTTAGCAATGTATTGGAAGATCAGAAAGATTATCTGTTACGCGTGGAAAAAGGAGGCTATTATGGTCATCCAAATCCTAGTCGGGGCGAGTACATTATGAATGGAGGAAATCCGACGGAAAAAATGGATCCGGCTCAATTTAATCAATACCCGGTAGGCATTCAACCAGATCCTAACTGGCGCGGATTTGCTCATGAATTTCCGGTGCATAATTCGCCAAATGGTATAATAGAGTACAAGGGCAATGCCTTTAAAGGTCAGATGAAAGGGAAAATTCTGGTAGTACGTTTAATGGGAAACCGGGATATAATGGTATTAGCTCCAAGTAGCCGAACCAAGAATATTATCCGGGAAACTCCTGGAAGAGCTATTTCCGGATTCGCAGATTTCATGTTGCCGCTCGATTTAACCGAAGATATGAACACTGGCAATATTTATGTATCAGAATATGGAGGCGATGGCAAAATCACCCTCCTGAAACCTGTGCTAAAAGAACCAACTTCTATGATAACGTTTAGCAGCCTCTTTAATTAG